In a single window of the Micromonospora sp. WMMD1155 genome:
- a CDS encoding PmoA family protein, giving the protein MSGVAEPARLLVDGTEVARYVIDPKLDARHGPRPYLHPVRTLGGTVVTDALPADHVWHLGASLAVQDVNGSNLWGGRTYVRDVGYTWRADHGVMAHTGWSERSTQRLAHRLEWRDARGSVLLTECRRLTAAPLAGQGPAGGLPAWWLAVDYTLTAPAGQDVRLGSPATNGRPGGAGYGGFFWRAVSTGPASVFSASATGEETVNGSAEPWVALTGTGPDGGAYTLVFGGLGDGDRWFTRTAMYPGVGVAFAFERPVTIAAGTERRGRHTVIVADGSLDPAAIAAMSAIVSRNPQVG; this is encoded by the coding sequence GTGAGCGGGGTGGCGGAGCCGGCGCGGCTGCTGGTCGACGGGACCGAGGTGGCCCGGTACGTCATCGACCCGAAGTTGGACGCACGGCACGGCCCTCGGCCGTACCTGCACCCGGTACGCACCCTCGGCGGCACGGTGGTCACCGACGCGCTCCCCGCCGACCACGTCTGGCACCTCGGCGCGTCCCTGGCCGTGCAGGACGTCAACGGCAGCAACCTCTGGGGTGGGCGCACCTATGTGCGCGACGTCGGCTACACCTGGCGCGCCGACCACGGCGTCATGGCGCACACCGGTTGGTCGGAGCGCTCGACCCAGCGACTGGCCCACCGGCTGGAGTGGCGCGACGCGCGCGGCTCGGTGCTGCTCACCGAATGCCGCCGGCTCACCGCCGCCCCGTTGGCCGGTCAGGGGCCGGCCGGGGGGCTGCCGGCCTGGTGGCTGGCGGTGGACTACACGCTGACCGCCCCTGCCGGGCAGGACGTGCGACTCGGTAGCCCGGCCACCAACGGTCGCCCGGGCGGGGCCGGCTACGGTGGGTTCTTCTGGCGAGCCGTCTCGACCGGGCCGGCATCGGTGTTCAGCGCCTCGGCGACGGGGGAGGAGACGGTGAACGGCTCCGCCGAGCCGTGGGTTGCCCTGACCGGCACCGGGCCGGACGGTGGGGCGTACACCCTGGTCTTCGGCGGTCTCGGCGACGGCGACCGATGGTTCACGCGGACCGCGATGTACCCGGGTGTGGGGGTGGCGTTCGCGTTCGAACGGCCGGTCACCATCGCGGCCGGCACCGAACGGCGGGGTCGGCACACGGTGATCGTCGCCGACGGCTCCCTGGACCCCGCCGCCATCGCGGCGATGTCGGCGATTGTTTCGCGCAACCCGCAGGTCGGTTGA
- a CDS encoding polymorphic toxin-type HINT domain-containing protein, translating to MRRRSTAGVLALLLIGSVLVPGAPASAADQLTHREQAVEDFVEGGPSTQRAAEAALLGTEADLTTYIESGRDAAQQADERAAAQVLAGMDGPGTRAAALEALAGSRAAVQNFVNGGWEVPFTADERLRVYRVIEGAGPTTRAAAERALAGTPQDISDFLSNGRDAAAIADDRLAATRMLTGGVNNSGPVLDSAAQQALAGTPADLRDFLVSGQFVARARDAELASIKSLTEQAKQAGETTARESLAASEASTRAVNAAAEAKSAAQRAEAETRAAGGSAAKASAAAGRAADAAEGAADAARDAIGASNAAMRAARVAADAARRATTAASLTAQAASRAQRAAAAARTDAGKAAAARQAAEAARNAAAKARELEQVKAERDRALAQAKVASEAAKGASGNADAAAAAADQAGGHAGVSEAQAARSRNAAAEARAAAAAADRAADRAYSFAQAAAKASDEAFRFAAQAAQHAELAAAAAEAAAAAAGRAEVAAVESAKHAAAAVEASNLAVTAANQAVTLEQMARDEDAARLVNATEQGVQAARDASAAEAATKAQGGLLAQWNRSLQWDTAEEDRVDSGTRALLDEATASGASAEVVIDRGRRAAVALVRTGGDWTKTAAEAALSGGETELRSWLTEGRRLAVGQDDRARVWNLVDTLPDGAEKTAAQAALTGDDTAVQTFLRTRNYVGKAAKDRQTVYQIMATAGPNVKATATAALNGSAADVHQFLRSGQHSARTADERLEVYRIIETGGPEVKAAGQVALAGPPSYISYFLTASRYQAAQRDAEQSAHVAAVRALIAQAQQYAETAVADAAEANRVAAVARAAADEANGWATKAAEAANRAAGYATSAAQSAADAKRSADQAAQSATTARDAANSAQASAGQAARSAATATAASRRARDDANGAYGAAAQARADAQAAGADAAAAELAAKEASQTYTNRLRQAEEARRSAAAGTGADGTGTAAGDFKTWSCLVPEDALSKTCLSTYKDFAGALVDPAKCSVPANNGTAGCAMLADIKGFVDQNPELLLDMLQFVLGMCGLIPGVGEACDAVDSAISFKRGDWVGGVLSLGATVPVVGWLASGAKGVKNADKLRNIKNIIGQLAEACKKTSSFTAGTRVLLANGTRRSIEDVVVGDTVRATDPATGVTANKVVTATITTVGVKALVDLVVDVDGEAGSATATITATSNHPIWVPARDAWVEAGSLTVGDGLMSDTGSAVRVERSTSRSEVTRVYNFSVADLSTYYVAVDRTSVLVHNAPPEACRVTSAPTSPQATSKTVWITNDESIRVDVENPRPGVDGTAAFHVQFKGRGADTTKYYYNPSNGKWVSEAGVELSKKAAKQIPQEAINKAFRFMGIPRP from the coding sequence TTGCGGCGCAGGAGCACCGCGGGAGTCCTGGCTCTCCTCCTCATCGGGTCGGTCCTGGTTCCGGGCGCGCCGGCGTCCGCTGCGGACCAGCTGACGCACCGGGAGCAGGCAGTCGAGGACTTCGTCGAGGGTGGTCCCTCGACGCAACGCGCCGCAGAGGCCGCGCTGTTGGGCACCGAGGCCGACCTCACGACATATATCGAGTCAGGTCGGGACGCGGCCCAGCAGGCCGACGAGAGGGCAGCAGCACAGGTCCTGGCCGGAATGGACGGACCGGGCACCCGGGCCGCGGCGCTGGAGGCCCTCGCGGGATCGCGAGCGGCGGTCCAGAACTTCGTCAACGGCGGATGGGAGGTGCCGTTCACGGCGGACGAGCGACTGCGGGTCTATCGGGTGATCGAAGGGGCCGGTCCGACAACCAGGGCGGCAGCCGAGCGGGCGCTCGCGGGCACCCCACAGGACATCAGCGATTTCCTGTCCAATGGTCGAGACGCGGCCGCGATCGCCGACGATCGGTTGGCCGCGACACGGATGCTCACCGGTGGTGTCAACAACAGCGGTCCCGTTCTGGACTCCGCGGCACAGCAGGCGTTGGCGGGCACTCCGGCGGATCTTCGCGACTTCCTGGTGAGCGGTCAGTTCGTGGCCCGGGCTCGGGACGCCGAACTGGCCTCCATCAAGAGTCTGACCGAGCAGGCCAAGCAGGCCGGTGAGACGACGGCCCGTGAGTCGCTGGCCGCTTCGGAGGCATCGACCCGGGCGGTGAATGCGGCTGCGGAGGCGAAATCCGCGGCCCAGCGAGCAGAGGCGGAGACGCGGGCGGCCGGCGGCTCGGCGGCCAAGGCATCCGCTGCGGCGGGGCGGGCGGCTGACGCTGCCGAGGGCGCCGCCGACGCCGCGCGTGACGCGATCGGTGCATCCAACGCGGCGATGCGAGCTGCGCGGGTTGCGGCGGACGCGGCTCGCCGCGCCACCACTGCCGCCTCACTGACTGCGCAGGCAGCCTCCCGCGCACAGCGCGCCGCCGCTGCCGCTCGCACCGACGCCGGTAAGGCGGCGGCGGCCCGGCAGGCTGCCGAGGCGGCACGAAACGCGGCAGCCAAGGCCCGTGAGCTGGAACAGGTGAAAGCCGAGCGGGATCGCGCGCTCGCCCAGGCCAAGGTCGCGTCCGAGGCGGCGAAGGGTGCGAGCGGCAACGCGGACGCCGCCGCAGCAGCAGCTGATCAGGCCGGCGGCCACGCGGGCGTCTCCGAGGCGCAGGCGGCGCGTTCGCGTAACGCCGCCGCTGAGGCCCGTGCGGCGGCTGCCGCAGCAGATCGGGCAGCCGACCGGGCGTACTCGTTCGCGCAGGCGGCTGCGAAGGCGTCAGACGAGGCCTTCCGGTTCGCCGCGCAGGCCGCTCAGCATGCCGAGCTTGCCGCTGCGGCGGCCGAAGCAGCCGCAGCCGCAGCCGGCCGTGCCGAGGTGGCAGCGGTGGAGTCGGCCAAACACGCCGCTGCCGCTGTGGAGGCGTCGAACCTGGCGGTCACGGCAGCCAACCAGGCGGTGACGCTGGAGCAGATGGCACGCGATGAGGACGCCGCCCGGCTGGTGAACGCCACCGAACAGGGTGTGCAGGCCGCGCGTGATGCGTCGGCCGCGGAGGCGGCGACGAAGGCGCAGGGCGGGTTGCTCGCGCAGTGGAACAGGTCGCTTCAGTGGGACACCGCAGAGGAGGACCGCGTCGATTCGGGCACCCGTGCCCTGCTGGACGAGGCGACAGCCTCCGGTGCGTCCGCTGAGGTGGTCATCGACCGTGGTCGTCGGGCAGCGGTAGCGCTCGTACGGACGGGCGGAGACTGGACGAAGACCGCCGCCGAGGCCGCGCTGAGTGGCGGCGAGACGGAGTTGCGGTCGTGGCTCACCGAGGGGCGGCGCCTCGCGGTCGGGCAGGACGATCGCGCCCGAGTGTGGAACCTGGTCGACACGCTGCCTGACGGGGCGGAGAAAACTGCCGCGCAGGCCGCGTTGACCGGCGACGACACGGCGGTGCAGACCTTCCTGCGGACCCGAAACTACGTGGGCAAGGCTGCCAAGGACCGACAGACGGTCTACCAGATCATGGCGACCGCAGGTCCGAACGTGAAGGCCACGGCCACCGCCGCGCTCAACGGCAGCGCCGCCGACGTGCATCAGTTCCTGCGTTCGGGTCAGCACTCCGCGCGTACCGCGGACGAACGACTGGAGGTGTACCGGATCATCGAGACGGGCGGGCCGGAGGTCAAGGCGGCCGGTCAGGTCGCGCTGGCCGGTCCCCCTTCGTACATCTCCTACTTCCTCACCGCGTCGCGGTATCAGGCGGCGCAGCGGGATGCGGAGCAGAGTGCCCACGTCGCGGCGGTGCGGGCGCTCATCGCCCAAGCTCAGCAGTACGCGGAGACCGCCGTGGCGGACGCGGCGGAGGCCAACCGCGTCGCCGCCGTGGCGCGCGCGGCCGCCGACGAGGCCAACGGTTGGGCCACCAAGGCGGCCGAGGCGGCGAACAGGGCCGCCGGCTACGCAACCTCCGCCGCCCAGTCCGCCGCGGACGCCAAACGGTCCGCTGACCAGGCGGCGCAGTCGGCTACCACCGCGCGGGACGCGGCGAACTCGGCTCAGGCCAGCGCCGGTCAGGCCGCGAGGTCCGCAGCGACTGCTACCGCTGCCTCACGTCGTGCCCGGGACGACGCGAACGGCGCCTACGGCGCGGCCGCGCAGGCTCGCGCCGACGCGCAGGCTGCGGGCGCGGATGCCGCCGCCGCGGAACTGGCGGCGAAGGAGGCCAGCCAGACCTACACGAACCGGTTGCGGCAGGCCGAGGAGGCCCGTCGAAGTGCCGCGGCCGGCACGGGTGCCGACGGAACCGGAACGGCCGCCGGCGACTTCAAGACCTGGAGCTGTCTCGTTCCCGAGGACGCGTTGTCCAAGACGTGTCTGAGCACCTACAAGGACTTCGCCGGTGCGCTCGTCGATCCGGCCAAGTGCAGTGTGCCGGCGAACAACGGCACGGCTGGTTGCGCGATGCTCGCCGACATCAAGGGTTTCGTGGACCAGAACCCGGAACTGCTGCTGGACATGTTGCAGTTCGTTCTCGGCATGTGTGGTCTGATTCCAGGCGTCGGTGAGGCGTGTGACGCCGTCGACTCGGCCATCTCGTTCAAACGCGGCGACTGGGTCGGCGGTGTGCTCTCACTCGGTGCCACGGTACCCGTGGTGGGCTGGCTCGCCAGCGGCGCGAAGGGCGTGAAGAACGCGGACAAGCTGCGCAATATCAAGAACATCATCGGGCAGCTCGCCGAGGCCTGCAAGAAGACCAGCAGCTTCACCGCCGGAACTCGGGTACTTCTCGCCAACGGCACCCGCCGGAGCATCGAGGACGTGGTCGTCGGTGACACCGTCCGGGCAACCGACCCCGCTACAGGTGTGACGGCGAACAAGGTGGTGACCGCCACGATCACCACGGTCGGTGTGAAGGCGCTAGTCGACCTCGTCGTCGACGTGGACGGTGAGGCCGGCTCGGCAACGGCGACGATCACGGCCACCAGCAACCACCCGATCTGGGTGCCGGCGCGCGACGCGTGGGTGGAGGCCGGATCGCTGACGGTCGGCGATGGGCTCATGAGCGACACCGGCTCGGCGGTGCGCGTCGAGCGGAGCACCTCGCGTAGCGAGGTCACCAGGGTCTACAACTTCAGCGTCGCCGACCTCAGCACGTACTACGTCGCGGTGGACCGCACGTCCGTACTGGTCCACAATGCTCCGCCGGAAGCCTGCCGGGTCACCTCCGCCCCGACGTCACCGCAGGCTACGAGCAAGACCGTGTGGATCACCAACGACGAGTCGATCCGGGTGGACGTGGAGAACCCCCGTCCGGGTGTCGACGGTACGGCAGCCTTCCACGTTCAATTCAAGGGACGCGGCGCCGACACCACCAAGTACTACTACAATCCGAGCAACGGCAAATGGGTGTCCGAGGCGGGCGTCGAGCTCTCCAAGAAGGCAGCCAAGCAGATTCCACAGGAAGCCATCAACAAGGCATTCAGGTTCATGGGGATTCCACGTCCGTGA
- a CDS encoding phage tail protein: MRRSAIERLLPAAYQRACVPGSVLWTLLDVMEALHAPDEAILAEVDALFDPYRAPDGLVVRLTGWVAMDHVVASPRPDTPLPLPVGRLRDLVADAALLARWRGTPYGIRRALELATGMVGFTIDEPAEQPFHVVVRVPAAAAGQLAVITRIVEAEKPASTTVEIVLEEESS; this comes from the coding sequence ATGCGACGCTCGGCGATTGAACGGCTGTTGCCCGCCGCCTACCAGCGCGCCTGCGTGCCCGGCAGCGTGCTCTGGACACTGCTGGACGTCATGGAGGCACTGCACGCCCCGGACGAGGCGATCCTCGCCGAGGTGGACGCCCTGTTCGACCCGTACCGGGCGCCGGACGGGTTGGTCGTGCGGTTGACCGGCTGGGTGGCGATGGACCACGTGGTGGCGTCTCCCCGGCCGGACACCCCGCTGCCGCTGCCGGTGGGCCGGCTGCGGGACCTGGTGGCCGACGCCGCGCTGCTGGCCCGGTGGCGCGGCACCCCGTACGGGATCCGCCGGGCCCTCGAACTGGCCACCGGAATGGTGGGTTTCACGATCGACGAGCCCGCCGAGCAGCCCTTCCACGTGGTGGTACGGGTGCCGGCGGCCGCCGCCGGTCAACTCGCCGTGATCACCCGCATCGTCGAGGCGGAGAAGCCCGCCTCGACGACCGTCGAGATCGTCCTGGAAGAGGAGTCGTCATGA
- a CDS encoding putative baseplate assembly protein — translation MTLPVPHLDDRGFLDLVTEARERIRQSCPAWTDLSAHDPGMALVEAFAHLTEVMIYRLNQLPEKAYVSFLNLLGVARHAPTAAWADVRFTRTGTDRAAVRIPAGLRVAAARGADPRPVVFVTTEPALLPADETSVTVRMHHCETVEAELLGVGTGQPGQVLRAAHAPLAHTAEPLDLLLGVEVPTGTVELGAAAREHDGRTFEIWQPVDSFAGLGPQSKAYLVDRCSGTVTFAPALDLRPPAGAAQPSAGTPTPVTVAAVPPAGRQVRLWYRSGGGPTGNVAAGTLTSLRDPLPGVKVDNPAPAAGGREMEALESVLLRGPYEFFAQQRAVTARDFEVLATSSGAVARARAFTRAAVYSFARPGEVEVVLVPYVPPTARPNGRLPVAVLREHEVPEARHRVEADLEERRMVGIRSRATWARFKAVSVRARVVVRREEDVDAVRSRIHDRLHQTLSPLPTALNPTGWPFGEPLRASNVYRLLEHAEPGVRYVESVRFVVDEAPDAEVRALAVDQYQPRTWYAGRGPVVFRSSNGGAGWEPAGRFEDETVLRVAPAPAPVRPGIVARPGSVAVVTLRASGGSRVHLSTDLGETWSLLTDLDSRISDVAWLDRDGAGALLVATDTGLYEVSLLPGAVPLQILVDPSDADRGFYAVRTFVSERGAPGVAVAAQASFGVYLSTAGGRPGSFTHVGLSNVDNRVLAVQYDGPATLLWSGAGEPDPKKPGQGCHRTRLFESDVKWQSTQSGWIGGTCRDLAFAGSLAVAATQSGGVLRLDTLATQPQWQPVSVNCGLPLRDRTRFVPVDAIAVNGPATGGGGGSGAAERLILAGGERGVYRSATAVDWTPSANQATADVVTVPDTWLLCSGEHDIEVVRQDATLGD, via the coding sequence ATGACACTGCCCGTGCCGCACCTGGACGATCGCGGCTTCCTCGACCTGGTCACCGAGGCCCGGGAACGGATCCGGCAGTCCTGCCCGGCGTGGACCGACCTGTCGGCGCACGACCCCGGCATGGCGCTGGTGGAGGCGTTCGCGCACCTGACCGAGGTCATGATCTACCGGCTGAACCAGTTGCCGGAGAAGGCGTACGTCTCGTTCCTGAACCTGCTCGGGGTCGCCCGGCACGCACCCACCGCCGCCTGGGCGGACGTCCGGTTCACCCGTACCGGCACCGACCGCGCGGCGGTCCGGATCCCGGCCGGCCTGCGGGTCGCGGCGGCACGCGGGGCGGACCCCCGGCCGGTCGTCTTCGTCACCACCGAACCGGCGCTGCTGCCCGCCGACGAGACGTCGGTGACGGTACGGATGCACCACTGCGAGACGGTCGAGGCGGAGCTGCTCGGTGTCGGCACCGGCCAGCCGGGTCAGGTGCTGCGGGCCGCCCACGCGCCGTTGGCGCACACCGCCGAACCGCTGGACCTGCTGCTCGGCGTGGAGGTGCCGACCGGCACCGTCGAGTTGGGCGCGGCGGCCCGCGAGCACGACGGTCGCACCTTCGAGATCTGGCAGCCGGTGGACAGCTTCGCCGGGCTCGGCCCCCAGTCGAAGGCGTACCTGGTCGACCGCTGCTCGGGCACCGTCACCTTCGCCCCGGCCCTGGACCTGCGACCTCCCGCGGGGGCCGCGCAGCCCTCGGCGGGGACCCCGACGCCGGTCACCGTCGCGGCCGTGCCGCCGGCCGGGCGGCAGGTGCGGCTCTGGTACCGCTCCGGCGGCGGGCCCACCGGCAACGTGGCGGCGGGCACCCTGACCAGCCTGCGCGACCCCCTGCCCGGGGTGAAGGTGGACAACCCTGCTCCGGCTGCCGGTGGCCGCGAGATGGAGGCGTTGGAGTCGGTGCTGCTGCGCGGCCCGTACGAGTTCTTCGCCCAGCAGCGGGCGGTGACCGCTCGCGACTTCGAGGTGCTCGCCACCAGCTCCGGCGCGGTGGCGCGGGCCCGGGCGTTCACCCGCGCGGCGGTGTACAGCTTCGCCCGGCCGGGTGAGGTCGAGGTGGTGCTGGTGCCGTACGTGCCGCCGACGGCCCGCCCGAACGGCCGCCTGCCGGTGGCGGTGCTGCGCGAGCACGAGGTGCCCGAGGCGCGGCACCGGGTCGAGGCGGACCTGGAGGAACGCCGGATGGTGGGCATCCGGTCCCGGGCGACCTGGGCCCGTTTCAAGGCGGTGTCGGTGCGGGCCCGGGTGGTGGTCCGGCGCGAGGAGGACGTGGACGCCGTCCGCAGCCGCATCCACGACCGGCTGCACCAGACGCTGAGTCCGCTGCCGACCGCGCTCAACCCGACCGGTTGGCCCTTCGGGGAGCCGCTGCGGGCGTCCAACGTGTACCGGTTGCTGGAGCACGCCGAGCCGGGTGTGCGCTACGTCGAGTCGGTCCGGTTCGTTGTCGACGAGGCCCCCGACGCGGAGGTCCGCGCCCTGGCCGTGGACCAGTACCAGCCCCGCACCTGGTACGCGGGGCGTGGCCCGGTGGTGTTCCGCTCCAGCAACGGCGGCGCGGGGTGGGAGCCGGCGGGCCGCTTCGAGGACGAGACGGTGCTGCGGGTGGCGCCCGCTCCCGCGCCGGTCCGGCCGGGCATCGTGGCACGTCCCGGCTCGGTGGCCGTGGTGACGCTGCGCGCCTCCGGGGGCTCCCGGGTGCACCTGAGCACCGACCTGGGCGAGACGTGGTCCCTGCTCACCGACCTGGACTCGCGGATCTCCGACGTGGCCTGGCTGGACCGCGACGGCGCGGGCGCGCTGCTGGTGGCCACCGACACCGGCCTGTACGAGGTGTCGTTGCTGCCCGGGGCGGTGCCGTTGCAGATCCTGGTCGACCCGTCCGACGCCGACCGGGGGTTCTACGCGGTGCGCACGTTCGTCTCGGAGCGGGGCGCGCCGGGCGTCGCGGTGGCCGCGCAGGCGAGCTTCGGGGTGTACCTGTCGACGGCCGGTGGCCGACCCGGCAGCTTCACCCACGTCGGATTGTCGAACGTGGACAACCGGGTCCTCGCCGTGCAGTACGACGGCCCGGCCACGCTGCTGTGGAGCGGTGCCGGTGAGCCGGACCCGAAGAAGCCGGGCCAGGGCTGCCATCGGACCCGGCTGTTCGAGTCCGACGTGAAGTGGCAGTCGACGCAGTCCGGCTGGATCGGCGGCACCTGCCGGGACCTGGCGTTCGCCGGGTCGTTGGCGGTGGCGGCCACGCAGAGCGGCGGGGTGCTGCGGCTGGACACCCTGGCCACCCAGCCGCAGTGGCAGCCGGTGTCGGTCAACTGCGGGCTGCCGCTGCGGGATCGGACCCGGTTCGTGCCGGTCGACGCCATCGCGGTGAACGGTCCGGCGACCGGCGGGGGCGGCGGTTCCGGCGCGGCGGAACGGTTGATCCTCGCCGGTGGTGAGCGTGGTGTGTACCGCAGCGCCACGGCTGTCGACTGGACGCCCAGCGCCAACCAGGCCACCGCCGACGTGGTGACCGTTCCGGATACCTGGCTGCTCTGCTCCGGCGAGCACGACATCGAGGTGGTGCGCCAGGATGCGACGCTCGGCGATTGA
- a CDS encoding GPW/gp25 family protein — protein MRAFRFVGAGFDAGRTGGLALTAAGGLAMTEGDESVRQALFLLLSTTPGERLMRPGYGSRLHRLVFAPNDDTTAGLAIHYVRQAIARWEPRVEVIDVDAGPDPDDAWRLVIRLDYRVRTSLTPGQLVFSVDLLPADDPAQGGPS, from the coding sequence GTGAGGGCCTTCCGCTTCGTCGGCGCCGGCTTCGACGCCGGCCGGACCGGCGGGTTGGCGCTCACCGCGGCCGGTGGCCTGGCGATGACCGAGGGCGACGAGAGCGTACGCCAGGCGCTGTTCCTGCTCCTGTCGACCACGCCGGGCGAACGGCTGATGCGACCCGGGTACGGGTCCCGGCTGCACCGCCTGGTCTTCGCGCCCAACGACGACACCACGGCCGGCCTGGCCATCCACTACGTCCGGCAGGCGATCGCCCGTTGGGAGCCCCGGGTCGAGGTGATCGACGTGGACGCCGGGCCGGACCCGGACGACGCGTGGCGGCTGGTGATCAGGTTGGACTACCGGGTGCGGACCAGCCTCACCCCCGGGCAGCTGGTCTTCTCCGTGGACCTGCTCCCGGCCGACGATCCCGCCCAGGGAGGCCCCTCATGA